The proteins below are encoded in one region of bacterium:
- a CDS encoding glycosyltransferase: protein MEISVVVSTFNNREVLRRTLQHLAAQRFPRERYEVIVADDGSTDGTAEMVRTIAFPTDLRYLTRAHAGASAVRNLGWRQARGRIVLFVDSDFWAEPGLLVAHYRHYPRAAARIAVQGATVIHPDSLVTPFMRVKEVSPDLTVRSRQRMSPYHVVARNFSMLRTDVDAAGGFDEGFPGYGYEDLDLALRMSAMGVVFEYEPEALGYHYHVESLEGVRRKMYEAGLCAVYVWRKHGRPGRLGLFLEILPWMLPFKWLVFRTPLVMPLLRRLVPVGERRDWLLVLNECYKNLLQEAFYAGVFEARKTAAQPSRDPAPAARVHGGADDGVS from the coding sequence ATGGAGATTAGCGTCGTCGTCTCGACGTTCAACAACCGCGAGGTGCTGCGCCGGACGCTCCAGCACCTTGCGGCGCAGCGGTTTCCCCGCGAGCGGTACGAGGTGATCGTCGCGGACGACGGGTCGACCGACGGCACGGCCGAGATGGTGCGGACGATCGCGTTTCCCACGGATCTCCGGTACCTCACCCGCGCACACGCCGGCGCCTCGGCCGTGCGCAACTTGGGCTGGCGTCAGGCCCGGGGCCGGATCGTTCTGTTCGTCGACTCGGACTTCTGGGCCGAGCCCGGCTTGCTCGTCGCGCACTACCGCCACTACCCGCGGGCGGCGGCCCGGATCGCGGTGCAGGGGGCTACGGTGATCCACCCCGACAGCCTCGTGACCCCGTTCATGCGGGTCAAGGAGGTGAGCCCGGACCTCACGGTCCGCAGCCGCCAGCGCATGTCCCCGTACCACGTCGTCGCGCGGAACTTCTCGATGCTCAGGACGGACGTCGACGCCGCAGGCGGCTTCGACGAAGGATTTCCAGGCTACGGGTACGAGGACCTGGACCTTGCGCTCCGCATGTCCGCGATGGGCGTCGTGTTCGAGTACGAGCCGGAGGCCCTCGGCTATCACTATCATGTCGAAAGTCTGGAGGGGGTCCGGCGCAAAATGTACGAGGCCGGACTCTGCGCGGTGTACGTCTGGAGGAAACACGGACGGCCGGGCCGGCTGGGGCTGTTTCTCGAGATCCTCCCGTGGATGCTTCCGTTCAAGTGGCTGGTGTTCCGGACACCGCTCGTGATGCCGCTGCTCCGCCGGCTCGTACCGGTGGGCGAGCGGCGCGACTGGCTGCTGGTGCTCAACGAGTGTTACAAGAACTTGCTGCAGGAAGCATTCTACGCCGGGGTGTTCGAGGCGAGGAAGACGGCCGCGCAGCCGTCGCGCGACCCCGCGCCGGCCGCCCGCGTGCACGGAGGAGCCGACGATGGCGTCTCGTGA
- a CDS encoding glycosyltransferase has translation MEISVVIPTFNSRDVLRRTIAELTAQTFPKNAYEIVIADDGSTDGTAAMVADAQRGPVAVRYVAQPNVGRSAARNRGARAARGRLLLFMDADVWATPTLLAAHHAHYPAGVRRLGVQGRALTHPDARVNTFMRAREITPDLSMRRRHNLSPVHIITRNFSVLRSEFDEVGGFDEGFTGYGWEDIELAMRMQARGAKFDYDPEALGYHYHIETFEGICRKLRQAGEGAVYFWRKHNRSPRLGLFLEILPVMLPFKWLVFRTPLFMPLFRRLLPVAERRGWLLLANECYTELIWQAYYDGVFAALRRAPSPSPSPAVEPRRTQTHGD, from the coding sequence GTGGAGATCAGCGTCGTCATTCCCACGTTCAACAGCCGGGACGTGCTGCGCCGGACGATCGCGGAGCTCACCGCGCAAACATTTCCCAAGAACGCGTACGAGATCGTGATCGCCGACGACGGCTCGACCGACGGCACGGCGGCGATGGTCGCGGATGCCCAGCGCGGCCCGGTCGCCGTGCGCTACGTCGCCCAACCCAACGTGGGCCGGTCCGCAGCGCGCAACCGCGGGGCGCGGGCAGCCCGCGGGCGCCTGCTATTGTTCATGGACGCGGACGTCTGGGCCACGCCGACGCTGCTCGCGGCGCACCACGCGCACTATCCGGCGGGCGTCCGCCGGCTCGGGGTGCAAGGCCGCGCCCTGACGCATCCGGACGCCCGCGTGAACACCTTCATGCGCGCCCGGGAGATCACCCCGGACCTCTCCATGCGACGCCGCCACAACCTCTCGCCCGTCCACATCATCACACGGAACTTCTCGGTGCTCCGCTCCGAGTTCGACGAGGTCGGGGGATTCGACGAGGGATTCACGGGCTACGGCTGGGAGGATATCGAGCTGGCGATGCGGATGCAGGCGCGGGGCGCCAAGTTCGACTACGATCCCGAGGCGCTCGGCTACCACTATCACATCGAGACGTTCGAGGGGATCTGCCGCAAGCTCCGCCAGGCGGGCGAGGGTGCGGTCTATTTCTGGCGCAAGCACAACCGGTCCCCCCGGCTCGGCCTGTTCCTGGAGATCCTGCCCGTGATGCTCCCGTTCAAGTGGTTGGTGTTCCGCACCCCCCTGTTCATGCCGCTGTTCCGGCGGCTCCTCCCCGTCGCGGAGCGGCGCGGCTGGTTGCTGCTCGCGAACGAGTGCTACACAGAGTTGATCTGGCAAGCGTACTACGACGGCGTGTTCGCAGCACTGCGGCGCGCCCCGTCGCCCTCCCCTTCCCCCGCGGTCGAACCGCGCCGGACCCAGACGCATGGAGATTAG
- a CDS encoding glycosyltransferase family A protein, protein MTVAVSVITATRNRARVLARCLEALDAQTLDPARYEVLVADDASTDDTPAVVDAARRRARCAIRAYRMDRRSGVPAARNAAIHGAQGEVVAFVDDDSLAPPVFLDAHLDAHTVHPDGIVCRGPVIVTETLDRPFDVRGGVLDISTAYFDTDNGSVRRADLLRAGLFDEAFFPYGWEGLDLGLRLRRLGLRRVFRRDAVLYHYRPEVSPGTLSAMLVKEEERARTARIFFAKYPTLEARFAVQLTPLHLLLNLLQRGFGAVHAGNVETLVARTRRWGAPALGRVLLSGVLNERYLAELRGRGAPRTRAANG, encoded by the coding sequence GTGACGGTCGCGGTCAGCGTCATCACGGCGACGCGGAACCGCGCGCGGGTGCTGGCGCGGTGCTTGGAAGCGCTCGACGCGCAGACGCTCGACCCGGCCCGGTACGAGGTGCTCGTCGCGGACGACGCCTCGACCGACGACACGCCCGCCGTGGTCGACGCGGCGCGGCGCCGCGCGCGCTGCGCGATCCGCGCCTACCGCATGGACCGTCGCTCCGGCGTGCCGGCGGCCAGGAACGCGGCGATCCACGGCGCCCAGGGCGAGGTCGTCGCGTTCGTGGACGACGACTCGCTGGCCCCGCCGGTGTTTCTCGACGCCCACCTCGACGCCCACACCGTGCATCCGGACGGCATCGTGTGCCGCGGGCCCGTGATCGTCACGGAAACGCTGGATCGCCCGTTCGACGTCCGGGGCGGGGTGCTGGACATCTCGACCGCGTACTTCGACACGGACAACGGCTCGGTGCGGCGCGCGGACCTCCTTCGGGCGGGGCTGTTCGACGAGGCGTTCTTCCCCTACGGGTGGGAGGGCCTCGACCTCGGGTTGCGGCTGCGGCGGTTGGGGCTGCGGCGGGTGTTCCGCCGCGACGCCGTCCTCTACCACTACCGCCCGGAGGTGTCCCCCGGCACGCTCTCGGCGATGCTCGTCAAGGAGGAGGAACGGGCGCGCACGGCCCGCATCTTCTTTGCCAAGTACCCGACGCTCGAGGCCCGGTTCGCGGTGCAGTTGACACCCCTGCACCTGCTGCTCAATCTGCTGCAGCGCGGGTTCGGCGCCGTCCACGCGGGCAACGTCGAGACGTTGGTCGCGCGTACGCGGCGCTGGGGCGCCCCCGCGCTCGGCCGCGTGCTCCTCTCCGGGGTGTTGAACGAACGGTACCTCGCGGAGCTGCGCGGACGCGGTGCTCCCCGCACGCGGGCGGCGAACGGGTAG
- a CDS encoding ABC transporter ATP-binding protein, producing MIELRRLSRFLRPYSLQLGAGVGAAVLVAVAWLYVPRYLGNQADVVIKTGSLAVLNHSALVVLGIYAFRSVCLYVQLSLLAYVGHRLVADLRAGLFRQVQRWSLDRFVTWHSGEIISRAIQDTQLVEARLLNGLVDLITTVLTLVGIIVMVFTINWSLALLTFLTVPVFFLVARLFGREVQRSSTSAQQQIAALTRLIKESVIGARIIRAFVQESREEQRFGQENDRTFQANYHIRRLIAFEVSFVSLLTALSLVFVLWLGARYVARHEMTPGSLLAFLGYLALTMDPAMGMTRLYSEARQAMAGLVRVFELLDVPETVTEPADAVPLPPLRGRVRFRNVSLAYEPGRFALREITLDVQPGEHVAIVGPSGAGKSSLVNLVPRFYDASRGTVEIDDHDLRRVTIGSLRRQIGLVPQETILFAGSVADNIAYGRPGATRAEVEGAARVANAHAFISALPQGYDTVLGEGGMQLSGGQRQRLALARAVLNDPAVYILDEATSALDSESEEAIQEAMARLTRDRTTFIVAHRLSTVRSAHRIVVMLEGRIVEVGTHDELTSRDGVYSRLVRGQLLEETGRAAPPTPAPAS from the coding sequence ATGATAGAATTGCGGCGGCTGTCCCGGTTCCTCCGGCCGTACAGCCTGCAGTTGGGGGCGGGCGTGGGCGCCGCGGTCTTGGTCGCCGTGGCCTGGCTGTACGTACCGCGCTATTTGGGCAACCAGGCCGACGTGGTGATCAAGACGGGCAGCCTGGCGGTGCTCAACCACAGCGCGCTCGTGGTCCTCGGGATCTACGCCTTCCGGAGCGTCTGCCTGTACGTCCAACTCTCCCTGCTGGCCTACGTCGGCCACCGTCTGGTCGCCGACCTTCGCGCCGGGCTCTTCCGGCAGGTGCAGCGGTGGTCGCTCGACCGCTTCGTGACGTGGCACAGCGGGGAGATCATCTCCCGGGCGATCCAGGACACCCAACTCGTGGAAGCCCGGTTGCTCAACGGGCTCGTGGACCTGATCACGACCGTGCTCACGCTGGTCGGGATCATCGTGATGGTCTTTACGATCAACTGGAGTCTCGCGCTGCTGACGTTCCTGACCGTCCCCGTGTTCTTCCTGGTCGCGCGGCTGTTCGGCCGCGAGGTGCAGCGCAGCTCCACGAGCGCGCAGCAACAGATCGCGGCGCTGACCCGTCTCATCAAGGAGTCGGTCATCGGCGCCCGGATCATCCGCGCGTTCGTCCAGGAGTCGCGCGAGGAACAGCGCTTCGGCCAGGAGAACGACCGCACGTTCCAGGCGAACTACCACATCCGCCGGCTGATCGCGTTCGAGGTGTCGTTCGTCAGCCTGCTCACCGCGCTGTCGCTCGTGTTCGTGCTGTGGCTGGGCGCGCGGTACGTCGCTCGGCACGAGATGACGCCGGGGTCCCTGCTCGCGTTCCTCGGTTACCTCGCGCTGACGATGGACCCGGCGATGGGGATGACGCGCCTGTACTCCGAGGCACGCCAGGCGATGGCCGGGCTCGTCCGGGTCTTCGAACTGCTGGATGTCCCCGAAACCGTGACGGAGCCCGCGGACGCCGTGCCCCTGCCGCCGTTGCGGGGCCGCGTGCGGTTCCGCAACGTCTCCCTCGCCTACGAACCCGGGCGTTTCGCGCTCCGCGAGATCACGCTCGACGTGCAGCCGGGCGAGCACGTCGCGATCGTCGGACCGAGCGGCGCCGGCAAGAGCAGCCTCGTCAACCTGGTCCCGCGATTCTACGACGCGAGCCGGGGGACCGTGGAAATCGACGACCACGATCTCCGCCGCGTCACGATCGGGTCGCTCAGGCGGCAGATCGGACTCGTGCCGCAGGAGACGATCCTGTTCGCCGGCAGCGTTGCGGACAACATCGCGTACGGCCGTCCCGGCGCCACGCGGGCGGAGGTCGAGGGGGCGGCCCGCGTGGCCAACGCCCACGCGTTCATCTCGGCGTTGCCCCAAGGCTACGACACGGTGCTCGGGGAAGGCGGCATGCAGCTATCGGGCGGGCAGCGCCAGCGCCTCGCGCTCGCCCGCGCCGTGCTCAACGATCCGGCGGTGTACATCCTCGACGAGGCGACCTCGGCCCTGGACAGCGAGTCGGAGGAAGCGATCCAGGAGGCGATGGCGCGGCTGACTCGGGACCGCACCACGTTCATCGTGGCGCACCGGCTGTCGACCGTCCGAAGCGCCCACCGGATCGTGGTGATGCTGGAGGGCCGGATCGTCGAGGTCGGCACCCACGACGAGCTTACATCCCGCGACGGCGTCTACAGCCGCCTCGTGCGAGGGCAGCTCCTCGAGGAGACCGGCCGGGCGGCGCCCCCGACACCGGCGCCGGCATCGTGA
- a CDS encoding phosphomannomutase/phosphoglucomutase → MRPAAGIFREYDIRGVVGQDLDAEAGQTIARAFGVYLRGAGVDRAVVGHDNRASSAALYEAAIQGLRDAGCDVTAIGLSLSPIFYFALRHLKIDGGMMVTASHNPPEFNGFKLAHGPGTLYGDAIQRVREIAEREPAKTGAGRIETREVAGAYAAMLQERIHLGPRKLRVALDCGNGTAGVFAPEILRGWGCEVLPLYCEPDPTFPHHQPDPVDPHNLVDLIRLVRDAHADVGIGIDGDGDRIGAVDDRGEILWGDQLMALFWREILPVHPGATALIEVKCSQALIDEVRRLGGRPEFTRTGHSLIKARMREIGAVFAGEMSGHMFFADEYYGYDDALYAAGRLLRILSRTERRLSDLASEIPRYFATPEIRVACPDDRKFEVVAALTRAFRGQYEVIDVDGARIVFPDGWGLVRASNTQPVLVVRAEGTTPEALERAKRVLEDALRRYPEVAPVSW, encoded by the coding sequence ATGCGGCCGGCGGCGGGCATCTTTCGCGAGTACGACATCAGGGGCGTCGTGGGGCAGGATCTGGACGCCGAGGCGGGGCAGACGATCGCCCGCGCGTTCGGCGTGTACCTCCGGGGCGCCGGCGTGGATCGCGCGGTCGTGGGCCATGACAACCGCGCCAGCTCCGCCGCGCTCTACGAGGCCGCGATCCAGGGACTCCGAGACGCCGGTTGCGACGTTACCGCGATCGGGCTCTCCCTCTCGCCGATCTTCTACTTCGCCCTCCGCCATCTCAAGATCGACGGCGGGATGATGGTGACCGCGAGCCACAACCCGCCGGAGTTCAACGGGTTCAAGCTCGCCCACGGGCCGGGGACGCTCTACGGAGACGCCATCCAGCGGGTCCGCGAGATCGCCGAGCGGGAACCCGCGAAGACGGGGGCGGGGCGCATCGAGACGCGCGAGGTGGCCGGGGCGTATGCGGCGATGCTGCAAGAGCGGATCCACCTCGGTCCACGCAAACTGCGCGTGGCACTTGATTGCGGCAACGGCACGGCAGGCGTCTTCGCCCCGGAGATTCTGCGCGGCTGGGGCTGTGAGGTGCTCCCGCTGTACTGCGAGCCCGACCCGACGTTTCCGCACCATCAACCGGATCCGGTGGATCCGCACAACCTGGTCGACCTGATCCGTTTGGTCAGGGACGCCCATGCCGACGTCGGGATCGGCATCGACGGCGATGGGGACCGGATCGGCGCCGTGGACGACCGCGGCGAGATCCTGTGGGGCGACCAGCTGATGGCACTGTTCTGGCGGGAGATCCTCCCCGTGCATCCGGGTGCCACCGCGCTGATCGAGGTCAAGTGCTCGCAGGCGCTGATCGACGAGGTCCGCCGCCTGGGGGGCCGTCCCGAGTTCACACGCACCGGTCACTCGCTGATCAAGGCGCGCATGCGAGAGATCGGCGCGGTGTTCGCCGGGGAGATGTCCGGACACATGTTCTTTGCCGACGAGTACTACGGCTACGACGACGCGTTGTACGCCGCCGGGCGCCTGCTCCGCATCCTCTCGCGCACGGAGCGGCGGCTGTCCGATCTGGCGAGCGAGATCCCGCGGTACTTTGCGACACCGGAGATCCGCGTGGCGTGCCCCGACGACCGGAAGTTCGAGGTGGTGGCGGCACTTACCCGCGCGTTCCGGGGACAGTATGAGGTGATCGACGTCGACGGCGCGCGGATCGTGTTCCCCGACGGATGGGGCCTGGTCCGCGCGAGCAACACCCAGCCGGTGTTGGTCGTCCGGGCGGAAGGTACCACCCCCGAGGCGCTCGAGCGCGCCAAGCGCGTGCTCGAGGACGCGCTGCGCCGGTATCCCGAGGTCGCTCCGGTTTCTTGGTGA
- a CDS encoding LptA/OstA family protein, producing the protein MPNGSMIRAVCGAARRWTAWRRVCLVEAVRRVTALGAAILLVASLVVPAFGAAAAPQAAPITLTADHIDYNTQTGDVVADGHVKATQADQTITSDHLTGNLQTGQVHAEGHVTLAQTGQTSTGDALTYNYRTRVGQMSNATSKYGPWNMTGHSLETARGQGVGYMTSLTPCDPKRPAFLVKSKRVVVIPDDHLTAYQSTLYVYGVPVAYLPVYTASLRRRRNAESGPTIGYTTFDGLFAEYNQFFLLGDATDQLRVRYGTNSLVTVENILSERAADHVWSLHLGRQEFYDQNGNLANVDRNSIDLVYDGHDIPGVPASYQFEAHYGDYHEKLTGVDTTRADGIVTVSSNTFQLSKVLSAAASAYYKYDYYGTGQQRNIYSVQAALSQVLNPVSSATLSYNLVSITGINPSQFVTNGGPFDPFSFDSLNNASAVTLTYSYYPIRGLFQSGSWNVAYDFNSLQTTTNMSLNFNISPSLVFTTAATYNLTQSLLTEVDYAVNGTCDCLSLGLLYRTFPSSPASNTWYITVGVNTLPGASTQFQLGGGAPSHFP; encoded by the coding sequence GTGCCAAACGGGTCGATGATTCGCGCCGTGTGCGGCGCGGCGCGAAGATGGACGGCGTGGCGACGCGTCTGTCTCGTGGAGGCGGTTCGCCGCGTCACCGCGCTCGGCGCCGCGATCCTCCTGGTGGCGTCCCTCGTCGTTCCGGCGTTCGGGGCGGCCGCGGCGCCTCAGGCCGCGCCGATCACGTTGACGGCCGATCACATCGACTACAACACGCAGACCGGCGATGTCGTCGCGGACGGGCACGTCAAGGCCACGCAGGCGGACCAGACCATCACGTCCGACCATCTCACCGGGAATCTCCAGACCGGCCAGGTCCACGCCGAAGGTCATGTGACGCTCGCGCAGACCGGCCAGACCTCGACCGGCGATGCGCTGACCTACAACTATCGCACGCGCGTGGGGCAGATGAGCAACGCCACGTCCAAGTACGGCCCGTGGAACATGACCGGGCACTCGCTCGAGACCGCGCGCGGGCAAGGCGTCGGGTACATGACCTCGCTGACCCCGTGCGACCCGAAGCGTCCCGCGTTCCTCGTCAAGTCGAAGCGGGTGGTCGTGATCCCCGACGACCACCTGACCGCCTATCAGTCGACGCTGTATGTGTACGGCGTGCCGGTGGCCTATCTTCCGGTGTACACTGCGTCCCTCCGGCGACGACGGAACGCGGAGAGCGGCCCCACGATCGGCTATACGACCTTCGACGGGCTGTTCGCGGAGTACAATCAGTTCTTTCTTCTGGGGGACGCGACCGATCAGTTACGCGTGCGCTACGGCACAAACAGCCTGGTTACGGTCGAGAACATCCTGAGCGAGCGTGCGGCGGATCACGTGTGGTCGTTGCACCTCGGTCGACAGGAGTTCTACGACCAGAACGGCAACCTGGCGAACGTGGATCGCAACTCGATCGATCTCGTGTACGACGGCCACGACATCCCGGGCGTGCCTGCATCGTACCAGTTCGAGGCGCACTACGGAGACTACCACGAGAAATTGACCGGCGTGGACACCACGCGCGCCGACGGGATCGTGACGGTGTCGAGCAACACGTTCCAGTTGTCCAAGGTGCTGAGCGCCGCGGCGAGCGCGTACTACAAGTACGACTACTACGGGACGGGGCAGCAGCGCAACATCTACTCGGTCCAGGCCGCGCTGTCCCAGGTGCTGAACCCGGTCAGTTCGGCCACGCTGTCGTACAACCTCGTGTCGATCACCGGGATCAACCCGTCGCAGTTTGTCACGAACGGCGGACCCTTCGATCCGTTCTCGTTCGACAGCCTGAACAACGCGAGCGCGGTGACCCTGACCTACTCCTACTATCCCATCCGCGGATTGTTTCAATCCGGCAGTTGGAACGTGGCGTACGACTTCAACAGCCTGCAAACGACCACGAACATGTCGTTGAACTTCAATATCAGCCCGTCGTTGGTGTTCACCACGGCGGCGACCTACAACCTCACGCAGTCGCTTTTGACCGAGGTCGACTATGCCGTGAACGGCACGTGCGACTGCCTGTCGCTTGGCCTGTTGTATCGGACGTTCCCGAGCAGTCCCGCGAGCAACACCTGGTACATCACGGTCGGCGTGAACACGCTCCCGGGCGCGTCGACGCAGTTCCAGCTTGGGGGCGGCGCGCCGAGCCATTTCCCCTAG
- a CDS encoding bifunctional homocysteine S-methyltransferase/methylenetetrahydrofolate reductase, translating to MSRPDHPLGARLAQGPLLCDGAMGTLLYARGVPFDHCFDALNATQRELVLNVHLDYLRAGAEMIETNTFGANAMRLAAHGLADRVRDLNWQGAKIAKEARDVFGRPVLIAGSVGPLGRPVAPFGRITPSEAHAAFRAQIDALVEGGVDVLILETFADLTEIQEAVRVARAACDLPVIAQMTFTEDGRTRYGHSPAEVVAALEGFGADVIGANCSVGPVPMLEVVQQMAAVTRTPLSAQPNAGFPTLVDGRYLYVSSPEHVAAYARKMVEAGVVLVGGCCGTTPEHIAAIARAIADLRPTAAPRPATLPAAPAPEAALRAVDEPSELARKLRKTFVISVEVDPPKGLDATKDLEGARLLKEAGADVIDVGDSPIGRVRMSALAMCFLIQQHVGIETIIHFTTRDRNLVGLQADLIGAHAMGVRNILALTGEPPRGDYPNVTAVYDVDSPGLARIIKQFNEGLDLAGKSIGHPARFLIGAALDMHPATLDRELPRLERKLEAGVDFLMTQPIYEPEVLDRFERRVGRLPVPILVGVLPLQSFRHAEFLHNEVPGITIPQWVRDRMQAAGNAGREEGLRLARELLFALLDRIDGAYLMPSFGRYEVVATLVREMRARIGTGSDRVRT from the coding sequence GTGAGCCGGCCGGACCATCCGCTCGGCGCACGTCTGGCGCAGGGGCCGCTGCTCTGCGATGGGGCGATGGGGACCCTGCTGTACGCGCGGGGAGTCCCCTTTGACCACTGTTTCGACGCGCTGAACGCGACCCAGCGCGAGCTGGTCCTCAACGTGCACCTCGACTACCTGCGCGCCGGCGCGGAGATGATCGAGACCAACACGTTTGGCGCCAACGCGATGCGGCTCGCCGCTCACGGGCTCGCCGACCGGGTCCGCGACCTCAACTGGCAGGGCGCCAAGATCGCGAAGGAAGCCCGTGACGTCTTCGGGCGACCGGTGCTGATCGCTGGTTCGGTGGGGCCGCTCGGCCGGCCGGTCGCCCCGTTCGGGAGGATCACCCCATCGGAGGCGCACGCGGCATTTCGCGCGCAGATCGATGCGCTTGTCGAGGGCGGCGTGGACGTGTTGATCTTGGAGACGTTCGCCGACCTCACCGAGATCCAGGAGGCGGTGCGGGTGGCGCGGGCGGCGTGCGACCTTCCCGTGATCGCGCAGATGACGTTTACCGAGGACGGCCGCACGCGCTACGGGCACAGCCCCGCCGAGGTCGTGGCGGCCCTGGAGGGGTTCGGGGCGGATGTGATCGGCGCGAACTGCAGCGTGGGGCCGGTGCCGATGCTCGAGGTGGTGCAGCAGATGGCCGCGGTGACCCGCACGCCGCTCTCGGCGCAGCCCAACGCCGGGTTCCCAACGCTCGTCGACGGCCGCTATCTTTATGTGTCGTCGCCCGAACACGTCGCCGCATACGCGCGGAAGATGGTCGAAGCAGGCGTGGTCCTAGTTGGCGGGTGCTGCGGCACGACCCCCGAACACATCGCGGCGATCGCACGCGCGATCGCCGATCTGCGCCCCACCGCGGCGCCGCGGCCGGCGACGCTGCCGGCGGCCCCGGCGCCGGAGGCTGCGTTGCGGGCCGTGGACGAACCGAGCGAGCTTGCGCGGAAACTCCGCAAGACGTTCGTGATCAGCGTCGAGGTCGACCCGCCGAAGGGGCTCGACGCGACGAAAGACCTGGAGGGGGCGCGCCTGCTCAAGGAGGCCGGCGCGGACGTGATCGATGTCGGCGACAGCCCGATCGGCCGCGTGCGGATGAGCGCGCTCGCGATGTGCTTCCTCATCCAGCAGCACGTCGGGATCGAGACGATCATCCACTTCACGACCCGCGACCGCAACCTCGTCGGCCTGCAGGCGGACCTGATCGGCGCGCACGCCATGGGGGTGCGCAACATCCTGGCGCTCACCGGGGAGCCCCCGCGCGGAGACTATCCGAACGTGACGGCCGTGTACGATGTGGACAGCCCCGGCCTCGCCCGCATCATCAAGCAGTTCAACGAGGGGCTCGACTTGGCCGGCAAGTCGATCGGGCATCCGGCGCGCTTCCTCATCGGCGCCGCGCTCGACATGCACCCGGCGACCCTCGATCGCGAGCTGCCCCGCCTCGAACGCAAGCTGGAGGCGGGAGTGGACTTCCTGATGACCCAGCCGATCTACGAGCCCGAGGTGCTGGATCGGTTCGAGCGCCGCGTGGGCCGGCTGCCGGTCCCGATCCTGGTCGGCGTGCTTCCGCTTCAGAGCTTCCGGCACGCCGAGTTCCTCCACAACGAGGTGCCGGGCATCACGATCCCGCAGTGGGTGCGGGACCGCATGCAGGCCGCCGGGAACGCCGGCCGCGAGGAGGGTCTCCGTCTCGCCCGCGAGCTGCTGTTCGCGCTGCTCGACCGGATCGACGGGGCGTACCTGATGCCCTCGTTTGGACGGTACGAGGTCGTGGCCACGCTCGTGCGAGAGATGAGGGCGCGAATCGGGACGGGCTCGGACCGCGTCCGGACGTGA